One region of Wyeomyia smithii strain HCP4-BCI-WySm-NY-G18 chromosome 3, ASM2978416v1, whole genome shotgun sequence genomic DNA includes:
- the LOC129731702 gene encoding glycine--tRNA ligase isoform X1: MHQSLSIFLNRVVSCNVGRLALKQSSFFCSSARRFHHLLRVNRYCLSPASAAYSQQAAVSKPFIWGSNKKHRDFKLKQQLLENMTMDPKIEEVLAPLRQAVKEQGDLVRKLKTEKAPEIDVKKAVNELKARKKILEDKELSLAPAVATFDRARMEDLLKRRFFYDQSFAIYGGITGQYDFGPMGCALKSNMINAWRQFFVLEEQMLEVDCSILTPEPVLKASGHVDRFADLMVKDVVNGECFRLDHLIKNHLEKISAAKDATQELKDECTDIVIKLDGMNKNEMAAILKKFGMKSPITGNELTEPIEFNLMFGTQIGPTGLVKGFLRPETAQGIFVNFKRLLEFNQGKLPFAAAQIGNSFRNEISPRSGLIRVREFTMCEIEHFCDPQLKDHPKFESVKDVIMTLYSACNQMDGKSAQQITIGDAVGRGLVANETLGYFMARIQQFMLKIGILPDRLRFRQHMGNEMAHYACDCWDAECLTSYGWIECVGCADRSAYDLTQHTNATGVKLVAEKKLPAPKTIEVTEVVPNKAAIGKAFKKEAKSITEMLAKLSLSDVEVIGQSLAESGKHTLTVNGADVELSAEMIAVKTSSKTVHVEEITPSVIEPSFGVGRIMYSLLEHSFRMREGDEQRSYFSLPPVVAPLKCSVLPLSNNAEFVPFVKQISTALTSVDVSHKVDDSSGSIGRRYARTDEIAIPYGITIDFDTLNEPHSVTLRERDSMKQVRIGLAEVAEVVRNLSTGRLSWIDVEDKYPKFEQQEASSK; this comes from the exons ATGCACCAATCGCTCTCGATCTTCCTAAATAGAGTAGTCTCGTGCAACGTTGGCAGGCTTGCGCTAAAGCAGTCCTCGTTTTTCTGCAGCTCGGCGCGGAGATTTCATCATCTTTTGCGGGTAAATCGATACTGCCTTTCGCCGGCAAGTGCAGCTTACAGCCAGCAGGCAGCGGTCAGTAAACCTTTCATCTGGGGCTCCAATAAGAAACACCGTGATTTTAAACTAAAACAGCAGCTGTTGGAAAACATGACCATGGATCCGAAAATTGAGGAAGTTTTGGCCCCATTGCGGCAGGCCGTTAAAGAGCAG GGTGACTTAGTGCGGAAGTTGAAAACGGAAAAGGCTCCGGAGATTGATGTTAAGAAAGCGGTCAATGAACTAAAGGCTCGTAAGAAGATTTTGGAAGATAAGGAACTTAGCCTTGCTCCGGCGGTTGCAACCTTCGACCGTGCTCGGATGGAAGATTTGTTGAAGCGCCGGTTCTTTTACGACCAGAGTTTCGCCATCTACGGTGGAATCACCGGTCAGTACGATTTTGGCCCGATGGGTTGCGCTTTAAAATCGAATATGATCAATGCCTGGCGGCAGTTCTTCGTGCTAGAGGAACAGATGCTCGAAGTAGACTGTTCGATTTTGACTCCCGAACCAGTACTGAAAGCATCCGGTCACGTCGACCGGTTCGCAGATTTGATGGTGAAAGATGTAGTGAATGGAGAATGCTTTCGGTTGGATCATTTAATCAAAAATCACTTGGAGAAAATTTCGGCAGCGAAGGATGCTACCCAAGAGCTGAAAGACGAGTGTACGGACATCGTCATCAAGTTGGACGGCATGAACAAGAACGAAATGGCAGCAATTTTGAAGAAGTTCGGTATGAAGAGTCCAATCACTGGAAACGAGTTAACGGAACCGATTGAGTTCAATCTGATGTTTGGAACCCAGATTGGTCCCACTGGTTTGGTGAAGGGATTCCTGCGGCCTGAAACAGCTCAGGGCATTTTTGTCAACTTTAAACGGTTGTTGGAGTTCAATCAGGGTAAGCTTCCGTTCGCGGCAGCTCAGATTGGAAATTCGTTCCGCAACGAAATTTCACCCCGATCTGGTTTGATTCGGGTTCGTGAGTTTACTATGTGTGAAATCGAACATTTCTGTGACCCCCAATTGAAGGATCATCCTAAGTTTGAAAGCGTTAAGGATGTTATCATGACATTGTACTCGGCTTGCAATCAGATGGATGGTAAAAGTGCCCAGCAGATAACGATTGGTGATGCCGTGGGCAGAGGATTGGTAGCAAATGAAACTTTGGGTTACTTTATGGCTCGAATCCAGCAGTTCATGCTTAAAATTGGTATCCTTCCGGATCGGTTACGCTTCCGGCAACATATGGGCAACGAAATGGCGCATTATGCTTGTGACTGTTGGGATGCAGAATGTTTGACCAGTTACGGATGGATCGAATGCGTCGGTTGTGCCGATCGGTCTGCTTACGATCTGACGCAGCATACCAACGCAACTGGAGTTAAGCTGGTAGCGGAGAAGAAACTTCCGGCCCCTAAAACTATAGAAGTAACTGAGGTGGTTCCCAATAAAGCGGCGATTGGAAAGGCGTTTAAGAAAGAAGCAAAATCTATAACCGAAATGTTGGCAAAACTTAGTCTTTCGGATGTGGAAGTTATTGGGCAAAGTTTGGCCGAGTCCGGCAAACACACGCTGACCGTAAATGGTGCGGATGTCGAGCTCAGTGCGGAGATGATCGCTGTTAAGACTAGCTCCAAGACCGTTCATGTCGAGGAAATCACTCCCAGTGTTATTGAACCATCGTTTGGCGTTGGTCGTATTATGTACTCACTGTTAGAGCACAGCTTCCGAATGCGTGAAGGTGATGAGCAGCGAAGCTACTTCTCACTACCTCCGGTAGTCGCTCCACTGAAATGCTCCGTACTGCCACTCAGCAACAATGCCGAATTTGTGCCGTTCGTCAAACAAATTT CAACCGCTCTGACAAGCGTTGATGTTTCCCACAAGGTGGATGATTCCAGCGGATCGATTGGCCGTCGGTATGCTCGTACGGATGAAATCGCTATCCCCTACGGTATTACGATCGATTTCGATACATTAAACGAGCCGCACAGTGTGACACTGCGCGAACGTGACTCGATGAAGCAAGTTCGAATTGGG TTAGCTGAGGTGGCCGAAGTGGTGCGGAATTTGTCTACTGGTAGGCTCAGCTGGATCGATGTTGAAGACAAATATCCTAAGTTTGAACAACAAGAGGCGAGCTCCAAGTGA
- the LOC129727728 gene encoding probable ATP-dependent RNA helicase pitchoune translates to MGKKNKSKNKQQTEQTPAQNGKASVEDLEENFELEADEPKTDKKKKKRVNNEAQAGAFVKRPKYSDDEADELVAEENGSNELPTISESSTYEILLGNQEFESLKGKVSDNTLKAITEIGFTKMTEIQAKAIPPLLEGRDLIGSAKTGSGKTLAFLIPAVELIYKLQFKPRNGTGVIIISPTRELAMQIFGVLKELMAHHHHTYGLLMGGASRHTENEKLSKGVNIVVATPGRLLDHLKGTPNFLFKNLQCLVIDECDRILEIGFEEDMKQIIGILPKKRQTMLFSATQTSQTDELGKLALKSEPIYVGVDDNKEEATVSGLEQGYIVCPSEKRLLVLFTFLKKNRKKKVMVFFSSCLSVKYHHELFNYIDLPVNSIHGKQKQAKRTSVFFQFCNAESGTLLCTDVAARGLDIPAVDWIVQYDPPNDTKEYIHRVGRTARGENLCGHALLILRPEEVGFLKYLKQAKVPMNEFEFSWSKIADIQLQLENLLSKNYFLNQSGKLAFKSYVRAYEGHHMKDVFNVGNLDLLQVARNFGFSQPPYVDFGKSFKIHNSERRPGNRGLGHFKTLNKDKKGAMKFKHIKNRTELKKVSYE, encoded by the exons AtgggtaaaaaaaataaatcgaaaaacAAGCAGCAAACCGAGCAAACGCCTGCTCAAAACGGAAAAG CCTCGGTGGAGGATTTAGAGGAAAACTTTGAGCTCGAAGCGGATGAGCCAAAAACCgataaaaagaaaaagaagagaGTCAACAACGAAGCACAGGCAGGAGCAT ttGTAAAGCGACCGAAATACAGCGATGATGAAGCTGACGAACTCGTCGCGGAAGAAAACGGGTCCAATGAACTGCCCACAATATCCGAGAGTAGCACGTATGAAATACTGCTTGGAAATCAGGAGTTCGAATCGCTCAAGGGTAAAGTTTCCGATAACACACTGAAGGCGATCACCGAAATTGGCTTTACCAAAATGACGGAAATTCAGGCCAAAGCGATACCACCCCTGCTGGAGGGTCGTGATTTGATTGGTTCGGCCAAAACGGGGAGTGGAAAAACGTTGGCATTCCTTATTCCGGCTGTAGAGCTGATTTACAAGTTGCAGTTTAAACCACGTAATGGAACCGGGGTGATAATTATTTCGCCCACGAGAGAATTGGCAATGCAAATCTTCGGTGTGCTGAAGGAGCTGATGGCACATCACCATCACACCTATGGACTACTGATGGGCGGTGCTAGCCGCCATACGGAGAACGAAAAGCTCTCCAAGGGTGTGAATATTGTGGTTGCAACTCCGGGTCGCTTGTTGGATCACCTGAAGGGAACACCGAactttttgttcaaaaacttGCAGTGCTTGGTGATAGACGAGTGCGATCGGATACTGGAGATTGGGTTTGAAGAGGACATGAAGCAGATTATCGGTATTCTGCCTA AAAAGCGACAGACAATGCTCTTTTCGGCTACACAAACTTCTCAAACGGACGAGTTAGGAAAGCTGGCGCTGAAATCGGAACCGATTTATGTGGGGGTGGATGATAACAAAGAGGAAGCCACGGTCAGTGGGTTAGAGCAGGGTTATATTGTGTGCCCTTCGGAGAAACGGCTGCTGGTGCTTTTCACTTTCTTGAAAAAGAACCGCAAGAAGAAGGTTATGGTTTTCTTTTCGTCCTGCTTGTCCGTCAAGTACCACCATGAACTTTTCAATTACATTGATCTGCCGGTTAATTCGATTCAT GGAAAACAAAAGCAAGCTAAACGCACATCGGTTTTCTTCCAATTCTGTAACGCTGAATCGGGTACACTGCTGTGCACGGACGTGGCTGCCCGTGGTTTGGACATTCCTGCCGTCGATTGGATTGTGCAGTACGATCCACCGAATGACACCAAGGAGTACATCCATCGGGTTGGTCGTACGGCACGTGGTGAAAACCTATGCGGGCATGCGTTGCTTATTCTGCGTCCTGAGGAAGTCGGTTTTCTGAAGTATCTTAAGCAGGCCAAGGTTCCGATGAACGAGTTCGAGttttcctggagcaaaatagcGGATATTCAACTGCAGCTGGAAAATCTACTCTCGAAAAACTACTTTTTGAATCAGTCGGGCAAATTGGCCTTCAAATCGTACGTGCGTGCGTACGAAGGGCACCACATGAAGGACGTCTTTAATGTGGGCAATTTAGACCTGCTGCAGGTggcgcgaaatttcggtttctcgCAGCCTCCCTATGTGGACTTCGGCAAGAGTTTCAAGATTCATAATTCGGAACGACGACCGGGCAATCGAGGACTTGGGCACTTCAAAACACTGAATAAGGACAAAAAGGGCGCGATGAAGTTCAAGCATATTAAGAATCGtacagagttgaaaaaagttagTTATGAGTAG
- the LOC129731702 gene encoding glycine--tRNA ligase isoform X2 — protein MTMDPKIEEVLAPLRQAVKEQGDLVRKLKTEKAPEIDVKKAVNELKARKKILEDKELSLAPAVATFDRARMEDLLKRRFFYDQSFAIYGGITGQYDFGPMGCALKSNMINAWRQFFVLEEQMLEVDCSILTPEPVLKASGHVDRFADLMVKDVVNGECFRLDHLIKNHLEKISAAKDATQELKDECTDIVIKLDGMNKNEMAAILKKFGMKSPITGNELTEPIEFNLMFGTQIGPTGLVKGFLRPETAQGIFVNFKRLLEFNQGKLPFAAAQIGNSFRNEISPRSGLIRVREFTMCEIEHFCDPQLKDHPKFESVKDVIMTLYSACNQMDGKSAQQITIGDAVGRGLVANETLGYFMARIQQFMLKIGILPDRLRFRQHMGNEMAHYACDCWDAECLTSYGWIECVGCADRSAYDLTQHTNATGVKLVAEKKLPAPKTIEVTEVVPNKAAIGKAFKKEAKSITEMLAKLSLSDVEVIGQSLAESGKHTLTVNGADVELSAEMIAVKTSSKTVHVEEITPSVIEPSFGVGRIMYSLLEHSFRMREGDEQRSYFSLPPVVAPLKCSVLPLSNNAEFVPFVKQISTALTSVDVSHKVDDSSGSIGRRYARTDEIAIPYGITIDFDTLNEPHSVTLRERDSMKQVRIGLAEVAEVVRNLSTGRLSWIDVEDKYPKFEQQEASSK, from the exons ATGACCATGGATCCGAAAATTGAGGAAGTTTTGGCCCCATTGCGGCAGGCCGTTAAAGAGCAG GGTGACTTAGTGCGGAAGTTGAAAACGGAAAAGGCTCCGGAGATTGATGTTAAGAAAGCGGTCAATGAACTAAAGGCTCGTAAGAAGATTTTGGAAGATAAGGAACTTAGCCTTGCTCCGGCGGTTGCAACCTTCGACCGTGCTCGGATGGAAGATTTGTTGAAGCGCCGGTTCTTTTACGACCAGAGTTTCGCCATCTACGGTGGAATCACCGGTCAGTACGATTTTGGCCCGATGGGTTGCGCTTTAAAATCGAATATGATCAATGCCTGGCGGCAGTTCTTCGTGCTAGAGGAACAGATGCTCGAAGTAGACTGTTCGATTTTGACTCCCGAACCAGTACTGAAAGCATCCGGTCACGTCGACCGGTTCGCAGATTTGATGGTGAAAGATGTAGTGAATGGAGAATGCTTTCGGTTGGATCATTTAATCAAAAATCACTTGGAGAAAATTTCGGCAGCGAAGGATGCTACCCAAGAGCTGAAAGACGAGTGTACGGACATCGTCATCAAGTTGGACGGCATGAACAAGAACGAAATGGCAGCAATTTTGAAGAAGTTCGGTATGAAGAGTCCAATCACTGGAAACGAGTTAACGGAACCGATTGAGTTCAATCTGATGTTTGGAACCCAGATTGGTCCCACTGGTTTGGTGAAGGGATTCCTGCGGCCTGAAACAGCTCAGGGCATTTTTGTCAACTTTAAACGGTTGTTGGAGTTCAATCAGGGTAAGCTTCCGTTCGCGGCAGCTCAGATTGGAAATTCGTTCCGCAACGAAATTTCACCCCGATCTGGTTTGATTCGGGTTCGTGAGTTTACTATGTGTGAAATCGAACATTTCTGTGACCCCCAATTGAAGGATCATCCTAAGTTTGAAAGCGTTAAGGATGTTATCATGACATTGTACTCGGCTTGCAATCAGATGGATGGTAAAAGTGCCCAGCAGATAACGATTGGTGATGCCGTGGGCAGAGGATTGGTAGCAAATGAAACTTTGGGTTACTTTATGGCTCGAATCCAGCAGTTCATGCTTAAAATTGGTATCCTTCCGGATCGGTTACGCTTCCGGCAACATATGGGCAACGAAATGGCGCATTATGCTTGTGACTGTTGGGATGCAGAATGTTTGACCAGTTACGGATGGATCGAATGCGTCGGTTGTGCCGATCGGTCTGCTTACGATCTGACGCAGCATACCAACGCAACTGGAGTTAAGCTGGTAGCGGAGAAGAAACTTCCGGCCCCTAAAACTATAGAAGTAACTGAGGTGGTTCCCAATAAAGCGGCGATTGGAAAGGCGTTTAAGAAAGAAGCAAAATCTATAACCGAAATGTTGGCAAAACTTAGTCTTTCGGATGTGGAAGTTATTGGGCAAAGTTTGGCCGAGTCCGGCAAACACACGCTGACCGTAAATGGTGCGGATGTCGAGCTCAGTGCGGAGATGATCGCTGTTAAGACTAGCTCCAAGACCGTTCATGTCGAGGAAATCACTCCCAGTGTTATTGAACCATCGTTTGGCGTTGGTCGTATTATGTACTCACTGTTAGAGCACAGCTTCCGAATGCGTGAAGGTGATGAGCAGCGAAGCTACTTCTCACTACCTCCGGTAGTCGCTCCACTGAAATGCTCCGTACTGCCACTCAGCAACAATGCCGAATTTGTGCCGTTCGTCAAACAAATTT CAACCGCTCTGACAAGCGTTGATGTTTCCCACAAGGTGGATGATTCCAGCGGATCGATTGGCCGTCGGTATGCTCGTACGGATGAAATCGCTATCCCCTACGGTATTACGATCGATTTCGATACATTAAACGAGCCGCACAGTGTGACACTGCGCGAACGTGACTCGATGAAGCAAGTTCGAATTGGG TTAGCTGAGGTGGCCGAAGTGGTGCGGAATTTGTCTACTGGTAGGCTCAGCTGGATCGATGTTGAAGACAAATATCCTAAGTTTGAACAACAAGAGGCGAGCTCCAAGTGA
- the LOC129731870 gene encoding short-chain specific acyl-CoA dehydrogenase, mitochondrial-like — protein sequence MLRKIIPPIASAARNFSICELPAHLQELQKTCHSFADRELKPVAAELDRDARFPAEQIAKLADLGLMRVTVDPEYAGSGLNMLALSLVVEELSRGCGSTGSIVSIHNCLFANLLNRVGAEEQKQHFFGKYSNNSIGVFALSESDAGSDVAALNTKAQREGDFWILNGTKAWVTSAKEAQYGVIFATVDTDLKYKGITAFLLDFDNATGLTVGPNEDKLGIRATSTCNLHLDNVRVRSSNVLGSIGGGFRLAMEQLDRARIGIASQALGIAQAALEAAVGYAEQRIAFGQPLLKLSSVQTRIAEMALRIESTRLLVRKAAVEIDRNERSTKACSMAKWFAGETATFAAHNCLQIMGGMGYVKNMPAERFYRDARITEIYGGVTDVQKTIVAEQVIEQLKGR from the exons ATGTTGCGCAAAATTATTCCTCCAATCG CATCAGCGGCTCGAAATTTTAGCATCTGCGAACTGCCCGCACACCTGCAGGAGCTCCAGAAAACATGCCACAGCTTCGCGGATCGCGAGCTCAAGCCGGTGGCGGCAGAACTGGATCGAGATGCACGCTTCCCCGCGGAACAAATCGCGAAGTTGGCGGATTTGGGACTCATGCGGGTGACCGTTGATCCTGAGTATGCAGGCTCGGGTTTGAACATGCTAGCGCTGTCTCTAGTCGTCGAGGAACTGTCCAGAGGCTGTGGGAGTACCGGCTCAATAGTCTCGATACACAATTGTTTGTTCGCAAATTTACTAAATCGAGTAGGAGCTGAGGAACAGAAGCAGCATTTTTTCGGGAAATATTCTAACAACTCGATAGGCGTATTTGCACTAAGTGAATCCGATGCGGGCTCTGATGTAGCCGCACTAAACACAAAAGCCCAGCGAGAGGGCGATTTTTGGATTCTTAACGGAACGAAGGCGTGGGTTACCTCAGCGAAGGAGGCACAGTATGGCGTTATCTTTGCCACCGTTGATACTGATTTAAAGTATAAGGGCATTACAGCTTTTCTACTGGATTTCGATAATGCAACTGGATTAACAGTTGGTCCCAATGAGGATAAGCTTGGAATTCGAGCAACATCAACGTGCAATTTACACCTAGACAATGTGCGTGTTCGTAGTTCGAACGTTCTCGGATCAATAGGCGGCGGTTTCCGCCTGGCAATGGAGCAATTGGATCGAGCTCGCATAGGTATCGCATCGCAAGCGCTTGGAATAGCACAGGCAGCACTGGAGGCTGCTGTCGGCTATGCCGAGCAGAGGATTGCTTTCGGTCAACCACTGCTTAAACTATCATCCGTTCAAACTAGGATTGCTGAAATGGCGCTCCGAATCGAAAGCACCAGACTGTTAGTTAGAAAAGCGGCGGTCGAGATTGATCGGAACGAGCGCTCGACCAAAGCCTGCTCGATGGCCAAATGGTTCGCCGGTGAAACTGCCACTTTTGCTGCGCACAATTGCCTACAAATCATGGGTGGAATGGGATACGTGAAAAACATGCCGGCCGAGCGATTCTACCGGGATGCAAGAATCACGGAAATCTACGGTGGTGTAACGGATGTTCAAAAAACGATTGTTGCAGAACAAGTGATAGAACAACTCAAGGGGCGTTAG